The following proteins are co-located in the Bdellovibrionales bacterium genome:
- the rplL gene encoding 50S ribosomal protein L7/L12: protein MALSKNDVIDFLSNMSVLEIAGLVKELEEKWGVSAAAPVAMVAGGGGAPAAAAEEKTEFDVMLMDGGAQKINVIKEVRTLTGLGLKEAKDLVEGAPKAVKTGVTKEEAAKMKEVLEKAGAKVEVK from the coding sequence ATGGCTTTAAGTAAAAATGATGTAATCGATTTTCTATCTAACATGTCTGTCCTTGAAATCGCGGGTCTTGTAAAAGAACTCGAAGAAAAATGGGGCGTTTCAGCTGCTGCACCTGTTGCAATGGTTGCTGGTGGCGGCGGAGCTCCTGCAGCTGCTGCTGAAGAAAAGACTGAGTTCGACGTGATGTTAATGGATGGCGGCGCTCAAAAAATTAACGTGATCAAAGAAGTTCGTACTCTTACAGGTCTTGGCCTTAAAGAAGCGAAGGATCTCGTTGAAGGAGCTCCTAAAGCTGTTAAGACCGGCGTAACTAAAGAAGAAGCTGCTAAAATGAAAGAAGTTTTAGAAAAAGCGGGCGCTAAAGTAGAAGTGAAATAA